From Vibrio aerogenes, a single genomic window includes:
- the nagC gene encoding DNA-binding transcriptional regulator NagC, protein MNDTQKGNVDLVKQLNSAAVYRLIDQQGPISRIQVAEISQLAPASVTKITRQLLEKGLIKEVAQQASTGGRRAISLETEVVPFHSVSVRLGRDYIQISLYDLSGKELTSEYHEFDYQHQSELLDGLIRYIQQFIDDKKQLIEQFIAIGIVLPGLVNPETGVVEYMHNVDVDALALGDIIKEHFGVECFIGNDIRGLALAEHYLGASQDCQDSILISVGRGTGAGMIVNGRIFLGYNRNVGEIGHIQIDPLGSQCQCGNFGCLETVASNPAIVKRVNHLLSQGYQSTLNELQNMTIEDICTHANQGDELARQTLIKVGNYLGKAVAITVNLFNPQKIVIAGHVTTAQELIFPAIERNVQNQSLKAFHQKLPIVASQVYKQPTIAAFAMIKRAMLNGVLLQKLLEK, encoded by the coding sequence ATGAATGATACGCAAAAAGGTAATGTAGATTTAGTCAAACAACTCAATAGTGCAGCCGTGTATCGACTCATTGACCAGCAAGGTCCTATTTCCCGTATTCAGGTTGCAGAAATCAGTCAGCTGGCTCCCGCCAGCGTGACGAAAATAACGCGCCAGCTATTGGAAAAAGGCTTAATTAAAGAAGTCGCGCAGCAAGCCTCAACTGGTGGCCGCAGAGCAATTTCTCTTGAAACAGAAGTCGTTCCTTTTCATTCGGTTTCAGTACGTTTAGGCCGGGACTATATCCAGATTAGTTTATATGATTTAAGTGGTAAAGAACTGACTTCTGAATACCATGAGTTTGATTATCAGCATCAAAGCGAACTTCTTGATGGTCTGATTCGTTATATTCAGCAGTTTATTGACGATAAAAAACAGCTGATTGAGCAGTTCATAGCGATTGGTATTGTGCTCCCGGGACTGGTTAATCCGGAAACAGGCGTTGTTGAGTACATGCACAACGTTGATGTAGACGCACTCGCACTTGGGGACATCATTAAAGAACATTTTGGTGTTGAATGCTTTATCGGCAACGATATTCGGGGTTTAGCCCTTGCTGAACATTATCTGGGGGCCAGTCAGGACTGCCAGGATTCAATATTGATTAGTGTCGGACGCGGAACCGGTGCGGGTATGATAGTCAACGGACGAATTTTTCTTGGCTATAACCGCAACGTGGGTGAAATTGGTCATATTCAGATTGATCCACTGGGTTCTCAGTGTCAATGCGGCAACTTCGGATGTCTTGAAACTGTTGCTTCTAACCCGGCCATTGTAAAACGTGTCAACCACTTATTAAGTCAGGGCTATCAGTCGACATTGAATGAGTTACAGAATATGACTATTGAAGATATTTGTACCCATGCCAACCAGGGAGATGAGCTCGCACGACAGACACTGATCAAAGTAGGCAACTACCTGGGCAAGGCAGTAGCGATCACTGTCAACCTGTTTAATCCACAAAAGATTGTGATTGCAGGACATGTGACAACAGCTCAGGAACTGATTTTTCCTGCCATTGAAAGAAACGTTCAAAACCAATCCTTAAAAGCATTCCATCAGAAGCTACCGATTGTTGCTTCTCAAGTCTATAAGCAACCGACAATAGCTGCTTTCGCGATGATTAAACGAGCCATGCTTAATGGTGTTCTGCTTCAGAAGTTACTCGAAAAATAA
- the glnS gene encoding glutamine--tRNA ligase: protein MSEAEARPSNFIRQIIEKDLAEGKHTSVQTRFPPEPNGYLHIGHAKSICLNFGVAQDYQGQCNLRFDDTNPEKEDLEYVDSIKTDVQWLGFQWAGDVHYSSDYFDELYGYAVELIEKGLAYVEELTPEQIREYRGTLTQPGKESPYRDRSIEENLALFEKMRNGEFKEGEACLRAKIDMASSFMVLRDPVLYRVRFAHHHQTGDKWCIYPMYDFTHCISDALENITHSLCTLEFQDNRRLYDWVLDNISIPCHPRQYEFSRLNLEYTVMSKRKLNQLVTEKLVEGWNDPRMPTISGLRRRGFTAASIREFCKRIGVTKQENMIEFGSLESCIRDDLNENAPRAMAVIDPVKVIIENFEASQTEVLNLANHPNKPEMGTREVPFTREIWIEREDFREEANKKYKRLVLGKEVRLRGAYVIKAERIEKDEQGQISTIYCSYDPETLGKNPADGRKVKGVIHWVSVDKGLPAEIRLYDRLFSVPNPAASDDFLSTINSESLVCKKGFVEASLAEAQPETGYQFERMGYFCADNQDSSSDALVFNRTVGLRDTWAKIEAS from the coding sequence ATGAGTGAAGCTGAGGCTCGTCCATCGAATTTTATCCGCCAAATCATTGAGAAAGATTTAGCTGAAGGTAAACATACCAGTGTACAGACTCGTTTTCCCCCGGAACCAAATGGTTATCTTCACATTGGGCACGCGAAGTCAATTTGTCTGAATTTTGGTGTTGCTCAAGATTATCAGGGGCAGTGCAATTTGCGTTTTGATGATACTAATCCGGAAAAAGAAGATCTTGAGTATGTTGATTCAATAAAAACTGATGTTCAGTGGTTGGGTTTTCAGTGGGCCGGAGATGTGCATTACTCTTCTGACTACTTCGATGAATTATATGGTTATGCAGTTGAATTGATCGAAAAAGGATTAGCTTACGTTGAAGAGTTAACGCCTGAGCAAATCCGGGAATACCGTGGGACTCTGACACAGCCGGGAAAAGAAAGTCCCTATCGTGACCGTAGCATCGAGGAAAACCTTGCTCTGTTCGAGAAAATGCGCAATGGGGAATTTAAAGAAGGCGAAGCCTGCCTGCGTGCTAAGATTGATATGGCATCCTCATTTATGGTCCTGCGCGATCCTGTGTTATATCGGGTACGCTTTGCTCATCACCATCAGACAGGTGATAAGTGGTGTATTTATCCAATGTACGATTTTACCCATTGTATATCGGATGCTCTGGAAAATATTACGCACTCTTTGTGTACTCTTGAATTTCAGGACAACCGGCGTTTGTACGATTGGGTGTTAGACAACATCAGTATACCGTGCCATCCCCGGCAATATGAATTCAGCCGTTTGAACCTTGAATATACGGTGATGTCGAAACGGAAACTCAATCAACTGGTGACAGAAAAGTTAGTTGAAGGGTGGAATGACCCACGTATGCCAACAATTTCAGGGCTACGTCGCAGAGGGTTTACGGCTGCGTCAATTCGGGAATTTTGTAAAAGAATCGGTGTAACCAAGCAAGAAAATATGATTGAGTTCGGGTCTTTGGAGTCTTGTATTCGTGACGATCTGAATGAAAATGCACCAAGAGCCATGGCTGTCATCGATCCGGTTAAAGTGATTATTGAGAACTTTGAGGCATCGCAGACAGAAGTTCTGAATCTTGCAAATCATCCTAATAAGCCAGAAATGGGAACCCGGGAAGTACCTTTCACCCGTGAAATATGGATTGAACGTGAGGACTTCCGTGAAGAAGCGAATAAAAAATACAAGCGTTTGGTTCTTGGAAAAGAGGTTCGGCTCAGAGGTGCTTATGTGATTAAAGCTGAGCGGATTGAAAAAGATGAACAAGGTCAGATTTCAACGATTTATTGTTCCTATGATCCTGAAACTTTGGGTAAAAACCCTGCTGATGGACGGAAAGTTAAGGGAGTGATTCACTGGGTATCTGTAGATAAAGGATTACCCGCTGAAATCAGGTTATATGATCGGTTGTTTTCTGTGCCAAACCCGGCAGCTTCTGATGACTTTCTCAGTACAATAAATTCCGAATCTTTGGTATGCAAAAAAGGGTTTGTTGAAGCCAGCCTTGCAGAAGCTCAGCCAGAAACTGGTTATCAGTTTGAGCGTATGGGGTATTTTTGTGCGGATAATCAGGACTCTTCATCGGATGCTCTGGTCTTCAATCGAACTGTTGGATTGAGAGATACATGGGCAAAAATTGAAGCCTCTTAG
- a CDS encoding peptide MFS transporter: MTNQHQLWGHPKGLFLLFGTELWERFSYYAMRAILVLYLTDTTLHGGLGWTTKEALDLYGIYTGLVYITPLIGGWLADNYFGQRKSILAGGALMAAGQFTLALPHESLGLGTTQTFYLGLALLIAGNGLFKPNISTMVGDLYEEGDHRRDGAFTIFYMGINLGALIAGVISGSVTESYGWKAGFAAAGTGMVISIIIQIIFAKSLLGNIGMIPAAARDMNKKHSSSKQPLSKQEIDRLKVILIMGLFVVVFWAGFEQAGGLMNIYTQKYTDRMLGNFEIPAAWFQSLNPFFIITLAPVLAALWIKLGKREPNSPVKFAFGLFFLAIGFLCMVGAVLEQGGDLTVKTSMFWLVGAFFFHTIGELCLSPIGLSMVTKLAPLRLASLMMGVWFGFNAIANYVAGLIGAHVGELGALAIFGGIAVTATVCGLILLLFSSQLIQWMHGAEQPAYLKHATPEEVPA, translated from the coding sequence ATGACAAACCAACATCAGCTTTGGGGTCATCCCAAAGGTTTGTTCCTGCTCTTCGGTACAGAGCTATGGGAACGATTTTCTTATTATGCAATGCGTGCCATTCTCGTTTTATATCTCACTGATACAACCTTGCATGGCGGTCTGGGCTGGACAACAAAAGAAGCATTAGATTTGTATGGCATATATACCGGTCTTGTATACATTACTCCGCTGATTGGCGGCTGGCTGGCCGATAACTATTTTGGTCAGAGAAAGTCGATTCTTGCCGGTGGCGCTTTAATGGCTGCGGGGCAATTTACACTGGCTCTTCCTCATGAATCTCTGGGGTTAGGTACAACTCAGACTTTTTATCTCGGACTTGCACTTTTAATTGCTGGTAACGGCCTGTTTAAACCGAATATTTCAACAATGGTTGGTGACCTTTATGAAGAAGGAGATCATCGCCGTGATGGTGCATTTACCATTTTTTATATGGGAATCAATCTTGGCGCGCTAATTGCCGGAGTCATCTCCGGATCTGTGACTGAAAGTTATGGCTGGAAAGCGGGCTTTGCGGCAGCAGGTACAGGCATGGTCATCAGCATTATCATTCAGATTATTTTTGCTAAATCGCTGCTGGGAAATATAGGCATGATCCCTGCGGCTGCGAGAGACATGAATAAAAAACATTCATCCAGCAAACAGCCTTTAAGTAAGCAGGAAATTGACCGGTTGAAAGTCATTCTGATTATGGGGTTATTTGTTGTAGTTTTCTGGGCTGGATTTGAACAGGCTGGTGGACTGATGAATATCTATACTCAAAAATATACTGATCGCATGCTGGGTAATTTTGAAATACCAGCAGCATGGTTCCAGTCGCTTAACCCATTCTTTATTATCACACTCGCGCCGGTATTAGCTGCACTTTGGATAAAATTAGGAAAACGGGAACCCAACTCTCCGGTTAAATTTGCCTTTGGTTTATTCTTTCTGGCAATAGGGTTTCTTTGTATGGTGGGGGCAGTACTGGAACAAGGGGGTGACTTAACCGTCAAAACATCAATGTTTTGGTTAGTTGGGGCCTTTTTCTTCCATACAATCGGCGAACTATGCTTATCCCCTATCGGTTTATCTATGGTAACGAAACTAGCACCTCTCCGGCTGGCTTCACTGATGATGGGGGTCTGGTTTGGATTTAATGCGATAGCAAACTACGTTGCCGGCCTGATTGGTGCGCATGTAGGTGAGTTGGGTGCACTCGCTATTTTTGGTGGTATCGCCGTAACAGCAACCGTATGTGGCCTCATCCTCTTACTATTTTCATCCCAACTGATTCAGTGGATGCACGGCGCAGAACAACCTGCGTACCTGAAACATGCAACTCCCGAAGAAGTACCTGCATAA
- the asnB gene encoding asparagine synthase B: MCSIFGILDIKSDASKLRPVALEMSKKLRHRGPDWSGIYASDKAILAHERLAIVGLNSGAQPLFSPDKKHILAVNGEIYNHKELRARYEDKYDFQTDSDCEVILALYQDLGVELLEELNGIFAFVLYDEEKDLYLVGRDHIGIIPLYQGLDEHGNYYVASEMKALVPVCKTISEFPPGCHYSSSDETPVRYYVRDWNEYNAVKGNTTSKEELTQALEAAVKRQLMTDVPYGVLLSGGLDSSITSAVAKKYAALRVEDDDQSTAWWPQLHSFAIGLEGAPDLKAAKEVAEKIGTVHHEMTYTVQEGLDAIRDVIYHIETYDVTTIRASTPMFLMGRKIKAMGIKMVLSGEGADEIFGGYLYFHKAPNAQEFHEETVRKLLALNMFDCARANKSLAAWGVEGRVPFLDKEFIDVAMRLNPADKMCGNGKMEKHILRECFEHYLPDSIAWRQKEQFSDGVGYGWIDTLKSVAEEKVTDQQMETAQYRFPYNTPTTKEGYVYREIFEELFPLESAVKCVPGGPSVACSSAKAIEWDESFKNCIDPSGRAVQMVHNDAY; the protein is encoded by the coding sequence ATGTGTTCTATTTTCGGTATTCTGGATATTAAAAGCGATGCATCGAAACTACGTCCGGTTGCACTTGAAATGTCTAAAAAACTTCGCCACCGGGGCCCCGACTGGTCAGGAATTTATGCATCTGATAAAGCGATACTGGCTCACGAAAGATTGGCTATTGTTGGTCTTAACAGTGGTGCTCAACCCCTCTTTAGTCCGGATAAAAAACACATACTGGCTGTGAACGGAGAAATATATAACCACAAAGAACTCCGTGCCCGTTACGAAGATAAATACGATTTTCAAACAGATTCTGACTGTGAAGTCATTCTGGCTCTCTATCAGGATCTTGGCGTGGAACTGCTTGAAGAACTCAACGGCATTTTTGCATTTGTTCTTTACGATGAAGAGAAAGACCTCTACCTGGTCGGCCGGGATCACATTGGCATCATTCCGCTCTATCAGGGACTGGATGAGCATGGGAATTACTATGTTGCTTCTGAAATGAAGGCATTGGTACCTGTTTGCAAAACAATCAGTGAATTTCCTCCGGGCTGTCACTACAGCTCATCAGACGAAACGCCTGTCAGATATTACGTCCGTGACTGGAATGAATATAACGCCGTTAAAGGTAATACAACATCGAAAGAAGAACTAACTCAGGCTCTTGAAGCAGCTGTAAAACGACAATTAATGACAGACGTACCTTATGGCGTTTTACTCTCAGGCGGTCTGGACTCTTCGATTACTTCGGCTGTTGCAAAAAAATACGCAGCACTTCGGGTTGAGGACGATGATCAATCAACCGCATGGTGGCCACAGTTACACTCATTTGCTATCGGTCTTGAAGGTGCTCCTGATCTCAAAGCAGCTAAAGAAGTTGCTGAGAAAATCGGCACCGTACATCACGAGATGACATATACCGTCCAGGAAGGACTGGATGCGATCAGAGACGTTATCTACCATATTGAAACATATGATGTAACGACAATTCGGGCATCAACACCGATGTTTTTGATGGGGCGAAAAATCAAGGCGATGGGCATTAAAATGGTGCTTTCCGGCGAAGGCGCTGATGAGATTTTTGGTGGATATCTGTATTTCCACAAAGCGCCAAATGCGCAGGAGTTTCATGAAGAAACTGTCCGCAAGCTGCTTGCACTAAATATGTTTGATTGTGCACGTGCCAATAAATCTCTTGCAGCCTGGGGCGTGGAAGGTCGGGTTCCATTCCTTGATAAAGAGTTTATTGATGTAGCTATGCGCCTGAATCCCGCTGACAAAATGTGTGGAAACGGTAAAATGGAGAAACACATTTTACGGGAATGTTTTGAACATTATTTACCAGATTCAATTGCCTGGCGCCAAAAAGAACAATTCTCTGATGGTGTCGGTTATGGCTGGATCGATACACTCAAGTCTGTCGCAGAAGAAAAAGTGACGGATCAGCAGATGGAAACAGCACAATACCGTTTCCCTTACAACACACCGACAACAAAAGAAGGCTATGTCTACCGGGAAATTTTTGAAGAACTGTTCCCACTGGAGTCTGCAGTGAAATGTGTACCGGGAGGACCATCAGTTGCATGCTCTTCAGCAAAGGCTATTGAGTGGGATGAATCATTTAAAAACTGTATTGACCCATCAGGTCGCGCAGTTCAAATGGTTCACAACGACGCTTATTAA